The proteins below are encoded in one region of Streptomyces roseirectus:
- a CDS encoding DUF2277 domain-containing protein produces the protein MCRSIKTLRPPALPHEATGDDFHAAALQYVRKVSGFRTPAAHNKEVFDRAVAAIEAATAELLEGLEVRGAAKPGDA, from the coding sequence ATGTGCCGCAGCATCAAGACCCTCCGCCCGCCGGCCCTCCCCCACGAGGCCACCGGCGACGACTTCCACGCCGCCGCCCTCCAGTACGTCCGCAAGGTCTCCGGCTTCCGGACCCCGGCCGCGCACAACAAGGAGGTGTTCGACCGGGCGGTGGCCGCGATCGAGGCGGCGACGGCGGAACTGCTGGAGGGGCTTGAGGTACGAGGGGCCGCGAAGCCGGGGGACGCTTGA
- a CDS encoding ketopantoate reductase family protein, translated as MANDRLTVAVLGPGGVGGLLAALLAKAGHRVICLAGEETAATLRADGIRVRSAAFGEFTAEVEADTRLRADADAVLVTVKQTALDDALLRAPSEVLGDALLVPFLNGVEHPAALRAHHRPELVAPGVIRVESTRTAPGVVEHASPFTEVDLSGDPVDPARLDALSVVLNEAGVKTRVLADETKALWAKLSFLAPFALLTTRHALPIGPLRTAHRAELTALVTETAAISTAAGAPSDPAQTLARYDSLPPTMKSSMQRDAEAARPLELDAIGGALLRAAREHGVPAPVAERVVGELPG; from the coding sequence ATGGCGAACGACAGGCTCACCGTTGCCGTCCTCGGCCCCGGCGGGGTCGGCGGGCTGCTGGCCGCGCTGCTGGCGAAGGCCGGGCACCGGGTGATCTGCCTGGCCGGCGAGGAGACGGCGGCGACGCTGCGCGCGGACGGGATCCGGGTGCGCAGCGCGGCGTTCGGGGAGTTCACGGCCGAGGTCGAGGCGGACACGCGGCTCCGGGCCGACGCCGACGCCGTCCTCGTCACCGTCAAGCAGACGGCGCTGGACGACGCGCTGCTGCGGGCTCCCTCCGAAGTACTAGGGGACGCGCTTCTCGTCCCGTTCCTCAACGGCGTCGAGCACCCCGCGGCGCTGCGCGCCCACCACCGTCCCGAGCTGGTCGCGCCCGGGGTGATCCGCGTCGAGTCCACGCGCACGGCGCCCGGTGTCGTCGAACACGCCAGTCCGTTCACGGAGGTCGACCTGTCCGGCGACCCGGTGGACCCGGCTCGGCTGGACGCGCTGTCCGTCGTCCTGAACGAGGCCGGTGTCAAGACGCGGGTCCTCGCCGACGAGACCAAGGCGCTCTGGGCGAAGCTCTCCTTCCTGGCGCCCTTCGCGCTCCTCACCACGCGTCACGCTCTCCCCATCGGGCCCCTGCGCACCGCCCATCGCGCCGAACTCACCGCCCTGGTCACCGAGACCGCCGCCATCAGCACCGCCGCCGGTGCTCCCAGCGACCCCGCCCAGACCCTCGCCCGCTACGACTCCCTCCCGCCCACCATGAAGTCCTCCATGCAGCGCGACGCCGAAGCCGCCCGGCCCCTCGAACTCGACGCGATCGGCGGCGCGTTGCTGCGGGCGGCGCGTGAGCACGGGGTGCCTGCGCCGGTGGCTGAGCGGGTGGTTGGGGAGTTGCCGGGCTAG
- a CDS encoding DUF305 domain-containing protein, protein MNSKIGRIRPARFAVVAVAAALLLAACGGGGDDEGSSGADSVASPSVSASASASAGGSASASAHNAQDVAFAQGMIPHHRQAVEMAALAADRASSAQVTSLSGRIQKAQDPEIETMSGWLKGWGEEVPAEGGTDHSGHSGMAGMMDEADMDKLEKASGAEFDSLFMEMMIEHHEGAIEMAKTEKAKGSYAPALALSDAIVTAQQAEIAEMKGYLAKK, encoded by the coding sequence ATGAACAGCAAGATCGGCCGTATTCGGCCTGCCCGTTTCGCCGTCGTGGCCGTCGCCGCCGCGCTTCTTCTCGCGGCCTGTGGGGGCGGCGGGGACGACGAGGGGAGCAGCGGGGCGGACTCGGTGGCGTCGCCGTCGGTGTCGGCGTCCGCGTCGGCGTCCGCCGGGGGCTCGGCGTCCGCGTCCGCGCACAACGCGCAGGACGTCGCCTTCGCGCAGGGGATGATCCCGCATCACCGGCAGGCCGTCGAGATGGCGGCGCTGGCCGCCGACCGGGCGTCGTCCGCGCAGGTCACGTCGCTGTCCGGGCGGATCCAGAAGGCTCAGGACCCGGAGATCGAGACCATGAGCGGGTGGCTCAAGGGGTGGGGTGAGGAGGTGCCCGCCGAGGGCGGGACGGACCACTCCGGGCACTCCGGGATGGCCGGGATGATGGACGAGGCCGACATGGACAAGCTGGAGAAGGCGTCCGGGGCGGAGTTCGACTCCCTGTTCATGGAGATGATGATCGAGCACCACGAGGGCGCGATCGAGATGGCCAAGACCGAGAAGGCGAAGGGGAGTTACGCGCCCGCGCTCGCCCTGTCCGACGCGATCGTCACCGCGCAGCAGGCCGAGATCGCCGAGATGAAGGGCTACCTCGCGAAGAAGTAG
- a CDS encoding DUF6153 family protein encodes MAGVNRAEPRAVRSSLRGWPSLVCLLGVLVGLLAMHGLAPGGAHAVGHERAGGMSAGAGAPAAGSDTQPAGSDMPSASVAAHAFDTETLSGCSEDGHCGGHARHADATCAAAKVSGTPVPAGPVPDPVAVAVPDEIVRCRVGADSEAARAPPSLAELQLLRI; translated from the coding sequence ATGGCGGGCGTGAACCGAGCCGAGCCGCGTGCCGTGCGGTCGTCCCTCAGGGGATGGCCGTCGCTGGTGTGCCTGCTCGGGGTGCTCGTGGGGCTGCTGGCGATGCATGGGCTGGCGCCTGGTGGGGCGCATGCGGTCGGGCACGAGCGGGCGGGCGGGATGAGCGCGGGGGCGGGTGCGCCGGCCGCCGGTTCGGATACGCAGCCCGCTGGTTCGGATATGCCGTCCGCTTCTGTCGCGGCGCACGCCTTCGACACCGAGACGCTGAGCGGGTGTTCCGAGGACGGACACTGCGGTGGGCACGCCCGGCATGCCGACGCGACGTGTGCCGCCGCGAAGGTGAGCGGGACGCCGGTGCCGGCGGGGCCCGTTCCCGACCCGGTCGCCGTCGCCGTCCCCGACGAAATCGTCCGCTGCCGGGTCGGTGCGGACTCCGAGGCGGCGCGGGCTCCGCCGTCGCTCGCCGAACTCCAACTCCTGCGGATCTAG
- a CDS encoding DedA family protein: protein MLESLGSLTGGPWIYAVVAVSVLLDVFLPVLPSGVLVITAATAAAAGSGAAVAGQVPEHVPDILFLILSATTASVLGDLVAFRLAWRGGERLDRAIARSRRLTTAQERLGDALARGGGPLMVLARFAPAGRSAVSLIAGAAHRRVRDFLPWSVLASLAWAGYSVALGYYGAHWLGASWLSTGVSVVALFGAGAGAAFLMRPTKTG from the coding sequence GTGTTGGAGAGTCTGGGATCGCTGACCGGCGGTCCATGGATCTACGCGGTCGTGGCCGTGTCCGTGCTGCTCGACGTCTTCCTGCCGGTGCTGCCGAGCGGGGTCCTCGTGATCACCGCGGCGACGGCCGCTGCCGCCGGGTCCGGCGCGGCGGTGGCCGGACAGGTCCCCGAGCACGTGCCCGACATCCTCTTCCTGATCCTCTCCGCGACGACGGCGTCCGTCCTCGGCGACCTCGTCGCCTTCCGGCTCGCCTGGCGCGGCGGCGAGCGGCTGGACCGGGCGATCGCGCGCTCCCGGCGGCTCACCACCGCGCAGGAACGTCTCGGCGACGCGCTCGCCCGGGGCGGTGGGCCCCTCATGGTCCTCGCCCGCTTCGCTCCCGCCGGGCGCTCCGCCGTCTCCCTCATCGCCGGTGCCGCGCACCGGCGCGTCCGTGACTTCCTGCCGTGGTCCGTCCTCGCGAGCCTCGCGTGGGCGGGGTACAGCGTGGCTCTGGGGTACTACGGGGCGCACTGGCTGGGGGCGAGCTGGCTGTCGACGGGGGTGTCCGTGGTGGCGTTGTTCGGGGCGGGGGCGGGGGCGGCGTTTCTGATGCGTCCGACGAAGACGGGCTGA
- a CDS encoding superoxide dismutase family protein: MLAAICAGAVAATLAAGPGAARDVVLRADARFAPPTAFVPSDAVTYDQDLVPAGASIEVVQRTTPGGATVVTLRVGGLPSGRAFGAHVHQKACGADPAAAGGHYQHVPGTGPEHVDAENEVWLDFTTGDAGSGVGVAVHPWTFRPGEAASVVIHDEPGLKGKRVGCFTVPFTWTDAS, translated from the coding sequence ATGCTGGCAGCCATCTGCGCGGGAGCCGTCGCCGCGACCCTCGCGGCCGGGCCAGGCGCGGCGCGTGACGTGGTCCTGCGGGCCGACGCCCGGTTCGCGCCGCCGACCGCCTTCGTCCCGTCCGACGCCGTCACCTACGACCAGGACCTCGTTCCCGCGGGGGCGTCGATCGAGGTCGTGCAGCGGACGACGCCCGGCGGCGCCACCGTCGTAACCCTCCGGGTGGGTGGTCTGCCCTCCGGTCGCGCGTTCGGCGCGCATGTGCATCAGAAGGCGTGCGGGGCGGATCCGGCGGCGGCCGGCGGGCACTACCAGCACGTGCCGGGCACGGGTCCGGAGCACGTCGACGCCGAGAACGAGGTCTGGCTCGACTTCACGACGGGCGACGCCGGGTCGGGCGTCGGCGTCGCGGTCCACCCCTGGACCTTCCGGCCGGGCGAGGCCGCGTCCGTCGTGATCCATGACGAGCCCGGCCTGAAGGGCAAGCGCGTGGGCTGCTTCACGGTCCCGTTCACCTGGACCGACGCGAGCTGA
- a CDS encoding FAD/NAD(P)-binding protein has translation MFTVPQQRGAEPAPLSVALVGAGPRGTSVLERLCASVPDLLAPGARLTVHVVDPAPPGPGRVWRTAQSQELLMNTVASQVTLFTDDSVNCSGPILPGPSLHEWADGEIGPDDYPARALYGRYLEWVFARTLRAAPSSVRVETHAARAIRLDDRADGRQHLVLDNGRTLTGLSAVVLAQGHLPLRPTPAERRDAGHAEEHGLRYIPPANPADVDLGAVRPGEPVLLRGLGLNFFDHMALLTTGRGGRYVRDERGLRYLPSGREPRVHAGSRRGLPYQARGDNAKGPYGRHLPAVLTPEAVSALRKRADSGEAPDFLRDVWPLVAKEVETVYYAALVRRADFAPRYLAVPYGDPQEGELLAEFGVGEADRWDWERVSRPYAEREFTHRGEWREWLLAYLRADAAAAAEGNVAGPLKAALDVLRDLRNELRLVVEHGGLRGQSRRDHLDRWYTPLNAFLSIGPPRRRIEELTALIEAGVVEVLGPRLEVTAQDGAWLARSPDVPGSEVRVTTLVEARLPEPDLHGTGDALLAHLRETGQCRAHVVDGYTTGGVDVSARPYHLLDRDGTPHPRRFAFGVPTEGVHWVTAAGARPGVDSVTLSDADAVARAVLRVVAGEGAGAGLGADSEAGSGAEGSEVLRV, from the coding sequence GTGTTCACCGTGCCGCAGCAACGGGGCGCCGAACCGGCGCCGCTCTCGGTCGCCCTGGTCGGCGCCGGTCCGCGCGGCACCAGCGTCCTGGAACGCCTCTGCGCCTCGGTACCGGACCTGCTCGCGCCGGGCGCCCGGCTGACCGTGCACGTCGTCGACCCGGCCCCGCCCGGACCCGGCCGCGTCTGGCGCACCGCGCAGTCCCAGGAGCTGCTGATGAACACCGTCGCCTCCCAGGTGACCCTGTTCACCGATGACAGCGTGAACTGCTCCGGCCCGATCCTGCCGGGCCCGAGCCTGCACGAGTGGGCGGACGGCGAGATAGGCCCCGACGACTACCCGGCCCGCGCCTTGTACGGCCGTTACCTGGAGTGGGTCTTCGCCCGCACCCTGCGCGCGGCCCCCTCCTCGGTCCGCGTCGAGACCCACGCGGCGCGCGCGATCCGCCTCGACGACCGCGCGGACGGCCGTCAGCATCTCGTCCTCGACAACGGCCGTACGCTGACCGGGCTTTCGGCCGTCGTCCTCGCGCAGGGCCACCTGCCGCTGCGCCCCACCCCGGCCGAGCGGCGCGACGCCGGGCACGCCGAGGAGCACGGCCTGCGGTACATACCGCCCGCCAACCCGGCCGACGTCGACCTCGGCGCCGTCCGGCCCGGGGAGCCGGTGCTGCTGCGCGGGCTCGGGCTCAACTTCTTCGACCACATGGCCCTGTTGACGACCGGGCGGGGCGGCCGGTACGTCCGGGACGAGCGCGGGCTGCGGTACCTGCCGTCCGGGCGCGAGCCGCGCGTCCACGCCGGGTCGCGGCGGGGGCTGCCGTACCAGGCGCGCGGCGACAACGCGAAGGGGCCCTACGGGCGGCACCTGCCCGCCGTCCTCACACCCGAGGCCGTCTCCGCGCTGCGCAAGCGGGCGGACTCCGGTGAGGCGCCCGACTTCCTGCGCGACGTCTGGCCGTTGGTGGCGAAGGAGGTCGAGACCGTCTACTACGCGGCGCTGGTGCGGCGGGCCGACTTCGCGCCGCGCTACCTCGCCGTGCCGTACGGGGATCCCCAAGAGGGCGAACTGCTCGCGGAGTTCGGGGTCGGCGAGGCGGACCGGTGGGACTGGGAGCGGGTCTCGCGGCCTTACGCGGAGCGGGAGTTCACGCATCGGGGCGAGTGGCGGGAGTGGCTGCTCGCGTACCTGCGCGCGGACGCCGCTGCCGCCGCCGAGGGCAATGTGGCCGGGCCGCTGAAGGCCGCCCTCGACGTACTGCGGGACCTGCGCAACGAGTTGAGGCTCGTCGTCGAGCACGGCGGGCTGCGCGGACAGTCGCGGCGCGACCATCTCGACCGCTGGTACACGCCGCTCAACGCGTTCCTGTCCATCGGGCCGCCCCGGCGCCGCATCGAGGAGCTGACCGCGCTGATCGAGGCGGGGGTCGTGGAGGTGCTGGGGCCCCGGCTGGAGGTCACCGCGCAGGACGGCGCCTGGCTCGCCCGCTCCCCCGACGTGCCCGGCTCGGAGGTACGGGTGACGACGCTCGTCGAGGCGCGGCTGCCGGAGCCCGACCTGCACGGCACCGGGGACGCGCTGCTGGCCCACCTCCGGGAGACCGGGCAGTGCCGGGCCCACGTCGTCGACGGGTACACCACGGGGGGTGTCGACGTCTCCGCCCGGCCCTACCACCTCCTCGACCGGGACGGGACACCCCATCCCCGCCGGTTCGCCTTCGGCGTGCCGACGGAGGGGGTCCACTGGGTGACGGCCGCGGGGGCCCGGCCGGGGGTGGACTCGGTGACGCTGTCGGACGCGGACGCGGTGGCTCGGGCGGTGCTGCGGGTGGTGGCGGGAGAGGGTGCGGGGGCGGGCTTGGGGGCGGACTCGGAGGCGGGTTCGGGGGCGGAGGGGTCTGAAGTACTACGGGTATGA
- a CDS encoding helix-turn-helix domain-containing protein — protein sequence MAAPEFPAAVRPIPPDARRRAPVALDLDERQRKLIALLYAGHTDSSAAHRLGISPRTVTNILRALMDRLGVDNRFQLGMVLGSRLRVPERGGAPARPAPARPANGQLPAPRRPQGGPGRTAPASGRT from the coding sequence ATGGCAGCTCCTGAGTTCCCGGCGGCCGTCAGGCCGATCCCGCCGGACGCGCGCCGCCGGGCGCCCGTGGCCCTGGACCTCGACGAGAGGCAGCGCAAGCTGATCGCCCTGCTGTACGCCGGGCACACCGATTCGAGCGCCGCCCACCGGCTGGGCATCAGCCCCCGGACGGTGACCAACATCCTGCGCGCCCTCATGGACCGGCTCGGCGTCGACAACCGCTTCCAGCTCGGCATGGTGCTCGGCTCCCGGCTGCGCGTACCGGAGCGCGGCGGCGCACCCGCGAGACCCGCGCCCGCGCGCCCCGCGAACGGCCAACTCCCGGCCCCCCGGCGACCCCAGGGCGGACCGGGCCGCACAGCGCCCGCGTCCGGACGCACCTGA
- a CDS encoding AfsR/SARP family transcriptional regulator: MAVLYVSLLGFLEVRRDSTPLDLGNPQQQALFTALLLRRGRTASAADLMESIWGEEIPASALTTLRTYAWRLRKILETNSKSPEFLVSVGDGYRLVVHDEHIDWYEAKRFSREAVAANGPHHALDSLEQALALWKGEPLAGIPGPYAALQRERINETRLALEEERLDTVIALGQGQLCIPELVELVGRYPLRERLYALLMRSQVQSGRRADALTTYHEARRLLVDELGVEPGAELTAVHRQILSGELDAVPDPPDSGWTADDRTAPPAALPPAQLPPEPADFIGRAHVAQALTSAMNAENRPTLPVVVLAGMGGVGKSSLALHVAHRVREAYPDGQLYADLGAMAAPESVLAGFLQALGARPEDVPEALEARTALLRTMLNDRRVLIVLDDARDAAQIQPLLPGSAHCGVLITSRTRLGGLPASLQVELEAFYLDEALELLTHAIGAERVRAEPEAAAALMESCAYLPLAVRIVAARLAARPRWSIRSLAARLADERRRLSELKAGELTVSAVFDVMFRQLPADQAHALCLLSCANSPDLSLASAAALLDVDELDAEEFLESLVDAAVLEAPCAGRYRFHSLLRTFARDKLSRDLYHEPLRRLLHSLLASAVNAFRHAVPGDPIEDALTPARMPGRRFSDLADARAWAVAEAPTALAVAAQIARECSEDEVSHCDHRVWLTPAADLLIALSAYWGETSHVAWNTTIHELTRAAVLAGDERAEGRARFLSGNIHLARSRLAFAVEHSTLAVALTRHTEDHVILRQALNDLGLAHQLRGDFPEAIACYGEAIELARRLRHVTGEVATTLNLALLHVNTGEPQKAIDVCEQLMGDSPSLYGNPAGAAYAFYVLGYAHHTRGAHQLAVTWYERCLSVCLEAGLTSREASARFRLADSLRALGHAESAVAEAVRAVEMCERARDVRNLAQALLVLGRIRLDLGEAEAARSALTDARRMMAELRLPEEHRAAELLLAVPVSVSGGSGSR, from the coding sequence GTGGCGGTCCTCTACGTGTCCCTCCTCGGTTTTCTCGAAGTACGCCGGGACTCGACCCCCCTGGACCTCGGAAACCCACAGCAGCAGGCCCTGTTCACCGCCCTCTTGCTGCGCCGGGGAAGAACCGCCTCGGCGGCGGACCTGATGGAGTCGATCTGGGGCGAGGAGATCCCCGCCTCGGCGCTCACCACCTTGCGCACGTATGCCTGGCGGCTGCGCAAGATTCTGGAAACCAACAGCAAGTCCCCCGAGTTTCTGGTCTCCGTGGGCGACGGATACCGCCTCGTCGTGCACGACGAACACATCGACTGGTACGAGGCGAAACGATTCAGCCGAGAAGCCGTCGCGGCCAATGGTCCGCACCACGCGCTGGACTCCTTGGAACAGGCCCTCGCCCTGTGGAAAGGAGAACCCCTCGCGGGGATTCCCGGCCCGTACGCGGCACTTCAGCGCGAGCGGATCAACGAGACCCGGCTCGCCCTTGAGGAAGAGCGGCTGGACACGGTCATCGCGCTCGGCCAAGGCCAGTTGTGCATTCCCGAGTTGGTGGAACTGGTCGGCCGATATCCCTTACGGGAACGGCTGTACGCCCTCCTCATGCGCTCCCAGGTCCAATCCGGCCGCCGCGCCGACGCCCTGACGACCTATCACGAGGCACGCCGACTCCTGGTCGACGAACTCGGCGTGGAGCCCGGCGCCGAACTCACCGCCGTGCACCGGCAGATACTCAGCGGCGAGCTGGACGCCGTCCCGGACCCGCCCGACAGCGGGTGGACGGCGGACGACCGGACGGCGCCCCCGGCCGCGCTGCCCCCCGCGCAACTCCCGCCTGAGCCCGCCGACTTCATCGGCCGCGCGCATGTCGCCCAGGCGCTCACCTCGGCGATGAACGCGGAGAACCGGCCGACGCTGCCGGTCGTCGTGCTGGCCGGGATGGGCGGCGTCGGCAAGTCCTCGCTCGCGCTGCACGTGGCGCACCGGGTCCGCGAGGCGTACCCCGACGGGCAGTTGTACGCCGACCTCGGCGCGATGGCCGCCCCGGAGAGCGTGCTGGCCGGCTTCCTCCAGGCGCTCGGCGCCCGCCCCGAGGACGTCCCGGAGGCGCTGGAGGCCCGTACGGCGCTGCTGCGCACGATGCTGAACGACCGCAGGGTTTTGATCGTGCTGGACGACGCGCGCGACGCCGCGCAGATCCAGCCGCTGCTGCCGGGCAGCGCGCACTGCGGGGTGCTGATCACCAGCCGGACCCGGCTCGGCGGCCTGCCCGCCTCGCTCCAGGTCGAGCTGGAGGCGTTCTACCTCGACGAGGCGCTGGAGCTGCTGACCCACGCGATCGGCGCCGAGCGGGTGCGCGCGGAGCCGGAGGCCGCCGCCGCGCTGATGGAGTCGTGCGCGTACCTGCCGCTCGCCGTGCGGATCGTGGCGGCCCGGCTGGCGGCCCGGCCGCGCTGGTCGATCCGCTCGCTGGCCGCGCGGCTGGCCGACGAGCGGCGCAGGCTCAGCGAGTTGAAGGCGGGCGAGCTGACCGTGTCCGCCGTCTTCGACGTGATGTTCCGCCAGCTCCCGGCCGACCAGGCGCACGCGCTGTGCCTGCTGTCGTGCGCGAACAGCCCCGACCTGTCGCTCGCGAGCGCCGCCGCGCTGCTCGACGTGGACGAGCTGGACGCCGAGGAGTTCCTGGAGTCGCTGGTCGACGCGGCCGTCCTGGAGGCGCCCTGCGCGGGCCGCTACCGGTTCCACAGCCTGCTGCGCACCTTCGCCCGGGACAAGCTCTCGCGCGACCTCTACCACGAGCCGCTGCGGCGGCTGCTGCACTCGCTGCTGGCGTCGGCGGTGAACGCCTTCCGGCACGCCGTGCCCGGCGACCCGATCGAGGACGCCCTGACTCCCGCCCGGATGCCCGGCCGGCGCTTCAGCGACCTCGCCGACGCCCGCGCCTGGGCGGTCGCCGAGGCGCCGACGGCGCTCGCGGTGGCCGCGCAGATCGCCCGCGAGTGCTCGGAGGACGAGGTCTCGCACTGCGACCACCGGGTGTGGCTGACCCCGGCCGCCGATCTGCTGATCGCGCTCAGCGCCTACTGGGGCGAGACCAGTCACGTCGCGTGGAACACCACGATCCACGAGCTGACCCGGGCCGCGGTGCTGGCCGGCGACGAACGGGCCGAGGGGCGGGCCCGGTTCCTCAGCGGGAACATCCATCTCGCCCGCTCCCGGCTCGCGTTCGCCGTCGAGCACTCCACGCTCGCGGTCGCCCTGACCCGGCACACCGAGGACCACGTCATCCTCCGCCAGGCCCTCAACGACCTGGGGCTCGCGCACCAGTTGCGGGGCGACTTCCCGGAGGCCATCGCCTGCTACGGCGAGGCGATCGAACTGGCCCGGCGCCTGCGCCACGTCACCGGCGAGGTCGCCACGACCCTCAACCTGGCGCTCCTGCACGTGAACACGGGCGAACCGCAGAAGGCGATCGACGTCTGCGAACAGCTCATGGGCGACTCGCCCTCGCTGTACGGGAACCCGGCGGGCGCGGCGTACGCCTTCTACGTCCTCGGGTACGCGCACCACACGCGCGGCGCCCACCAGCTCGCCGTGACCTGGTACGAGCGGTGTCTGTCGGTCTGTCTGGAGGCGGGGCTCACCAGCCGGGAGGCCAGCGCCCGGTTCCGGCTCGCGGACTCGCTGCGGGCGCTCGGGCACGCCGAGTCGGCGGTCGCGGAGGCCGTGCGCGCCGTCGAGATGTGCGAGCGGGCGCGCGACGTCCGCAATCTGGCGCAGGCGCTGCTGGTCCTGGGCCGGATCAGGCTGGACCTCGGCGAGGCGGAGGCCGCGCGCAGCGCCCTCACCGACGCCCGGCGCATGATGGCCGAGCTGCGGCTGCCCGAGGAGCACCGGGCGGCCGAACTCCTGCTGGCCGTACCGGTGTCGGTGTCCGGCGGGAGCGGGTCACGGTGA
- a CDS encoding RNA polymerase sigma-70 factor → MDKAEEFQELRPLLFSLAYRLLGSVSEAEDAVQETWLRYAASPVEPRSVKAFLSTTVTRIALDVLRSARVRRESYVGPWLPEPLLTDPYEDPARAAELADSVSLAALLLLERLSPLERAVFVLRDVFDFPFPEVAEAVGRSESACRQLAVRARRHMAADRPRFTTTRTEQEELAARFFDALREGDVLGLQGLLAADVAVLSDGGGKAPQLSRPLAGAEQVARLFAVAFPQMARADVTFAREVVNSAPGALFRDAGGRVLHTMALDIHEGRIRAIHLTINPDKLGHLGPVADVWAVDRAVRRVRRG, encoded by the coding sequence ATGGACAAGGCCGAGGAGTTCCAGGAGCTGCGCCCGCTGCTGTTCTCCCTCGCGTACCGGCTCCTCGGCTCGGTGAGCGAGGCGGAGGACGCGGTGCAGGAGACGTGGCTGCGCTACGCGGCCTCGCCCGTGGAACCCCGTTCGGTCAAGGCGTTCCTGTCGACGACGGTGACGCGCATCGCGCTCGACGTGCTGCGCTCGGCCCGGGTACGCCGTGAGAGCTACGTCGGCCCCTGGCTCCCGGAGCCGCTGCTCACCGACCCCTACGAGGACCCGGCGCGGGCGGCGGAGCTGGCCGACTCGGTGTCGCTCGCGGCCTTGTTGCTGCTGGAGCGGCTGAGTCCGCTGGAGCGCGCGGTGTTCGTGCTGCGTGACGTGTTCGACTTCCCGTTCCCCGAGGTCGCCGAGGCGGTGGGGCGCTCGGAGTCCGCGTGCCGTCAGCTCGCCGTCCGCGCCCGGCGGCACATGGCCGCGGACCGGCCCCGGTTCACCACGACCCGTACGGAACAAGAAGAGTTGGCGGCGCGCTTCTTCGACGCCCTGCGCGAGGGCGACGTGCTCGGTCTGCAAGGGCTGCTCGCGGCCGACGTCGCCGTGCTGAGCGACGGCGGCGGCAAGGCGCCCCAGCTGTCCCGTCCGCTCGCCGGCGCCGAGCAGGTGGCCCGCCTGTTCGCCGTCGCCTTCCCTCAAATGGCGCGTGCGGACGTGACGTTCGCGCGCGAGGTGGTCAACTCGGCGCCGGGCGCGCTGTTCCGCGACGCCGGGGGCCGGGTGCTGCACACCATGGCGCTGGACATCCACGAGGGGCGGATCCGGGCGATCCACCTGACGATCAACCCCGACAAGCTGGGCCACCTCGGTCCGGTGGCGGACGTGTGGGCGGTCGACCGGGCGGTGCGGCGCGTCCGGCGCGGGTGA
- a CDS encoding DoxX family protein: MDLALWISAGLLAFVSFFGGLTKTFVPRQKLAAAHGGGWTGDATTGFVKSLGVLELLAAAGLSLPALLDIAPTLVPVTAVCWTLLMIGAMITHGRRGESALVALNLVYLALAVFVAWGRFGPAPFAG; this comes from the coding sequence ATGGACCTCGCGCTGTGGATCTCGGCCGGACTGCTGGCGTTCGTCTCGTTCTTCGGCGGTCTCACCAAGACGTTCGTCCCCCGTCAGAAGCTGGCCGCGGCGCACGGCGGGGGCTGGACCGGGGACGCCACCACGGGCTTCGTCAAGTCGCTCGGTGTCCTCGAACTCCTCGCGGCGGCCGGGCTGTCGCTCCCCGCGCTGCTGGATATCGCACCGACTCTCGTGCCGGTCACGGCTGTCTGCTGGACACTCCTCATGATCGGCGCGATGATCACCCACGGACGCCGGGGCGAGTCCGCGCTCGTGGCGCTGAACCTGGTCTACCTCGCGCTCGCCGTGTTCGTGGCGTGGGGCAGGTTCGGCCCGGCGCCGTTCGCGGGCTGA
- a CDS encoding HNH endonuclease family protein, with the protein MRKFYARGRLSVLAALTGLIASVGALNAPTASAALPTPVSAATARTYLSQLTVATENRTGYDRDLFPHWITVSGTCNTRETVLKRDGSGVVTDSACASTSGSWYSPYDGATWTVASDLDIDHLVPLAEAWDSGASAWTTSQRQAFANDLTRPQLIAVTDNVNQAKGDQDPATWMPSVTSYRCTYVRAWVQVKYYYDLSVDSAEKSALTGYLANC; encoded by the coding sequence ATGCGAAAGTTCTACGCGCGTGGACGGCTCAGCGTACTCGCCGCCCTCACCGGTCTCATAGCCTCCGTCGGCGCCCTGAACGCGCCGACCGCCTCGGCCGCGCTCCCCACCCCCGTCAGCGCCGCCACCGCCCGCACCTACCTGTCCCAGCTCACCGTGGCCACCGAGAACCGGACAGGCTACGACCGGGACCTGTTCCCGCACTGGATCACCGTCTCCGGGACCTGCAACACGCGCGAGACCGTACTCAAGAGGGACGGGTCCGGTGTCGTCACCGACTCCGCCTGCGCCAGCACCAGCGGCAGCTGGTACTCCCCCTACGACGGAGCCACCTGGACCGTCGCCTCCGACCTCGACATCGACCACCTCGTGCCGCTCGCCGAGGCGTGGGACTCCGGCGCGAGCGCCTGGACGACCTCGCAGCGCCAGGCGTTCGCCAACGACCTCACCCGCCCGCAGCTCATCGCGGTCACCGACAACGTCAACCAGGCCAAGGGCGACCAGGACCCGGCGACCTGGATGCCGTCGGTCACCTCGTACCGCTGCACGTACGTCCGCGCGTGGGTGCAGGTGAAGTACTACTACGACCTGTCCGTCGACTCCGCCGAGAAGTCCGCGCTCACCGGCTACCTCGCCAACTGCTGA